A part of Terriglobales bacterium genomic DNA contains:
- a CDS encoding response regulator transcription factor codes for MPEDEKRKILVVDDEPQITRVLKTTLSTRGYAIRTAADGDEAVQTIKQWSPDLVITDLRMPNMDGLELCRYIRSKSQTPIIVLSVKGEDKIKVEALDAGADDYVTKPFSVPELLARVRAALRRSVPTQALDQGPIAVGHFRIDLQAHTVHVRSKEVRLTPKEFDLLVYLARRPGKVVTHRALLSGVWGENSVEQPEYTRVFVNHLRKKIEPSEGNPRYILTEPWIGYRFEPGE; via the coding sequence ATGCCTGAAGATGAGAAGCGAAAAATCCTCGTAGTTGATGACGAGCCGCAAATCACTCGCGTCCTGAAGACCACCCTGTCCACTCGCGGATACGCCATCCGAACCGCTGCCGATGGCGATGAGGCAGTCCAAACCATCAAACAGTGGTCGCCCGACCTGGTAATAACCGATCTGCGAATGCCCAACATGGACGGCCTGGAGTTGTGCCGCTATATCCGGTCGAAGTCGCAGACGCCGATCATAGTTTTGTCGGTAAAAGGCGAAGACAAGATCAAAGTCGAAGCGCTGGATGCCGGCGCTGACGATTACGTGACCAAGCCGTTCAGCGTGCCTGAGTTGCTGGCGCGAGTGCGCGCGGCCCTGCGGCGCTCAGTGCCGACCCAAGCACTCGACCAGGGGCCGATCGCAGTCGGGCATTTTCGTATCGACCTGCAAGCGCACACTGTCCACGTGAGGAGCAAAGAAGTGCGCCTGACTCCGAAAGAGTTCGACCTGCTGGTTTATTTGGCACGTCGCCCCGGCAAGGTGGTGACTCATCGCGCGTTGCTATCGGGTGTGTGGGGCGAAAACAGCGTGGAGCAGCCCGAATACACTCGAGTCTTCGTCAACCACTTGCGCAAGAAAATTGAGCCCTCGGAAGGTAATCCTCGCTACATCCTGACTGAGCCGTGGATCGGCTATCGCTTCGAGCCGGGCGAGTAG